The bacterium genome includes a region encoding these proteins:
- a CDS encoding ABC transporter permease has product MILEDVMVQAARAVSRHRLRSLLTTLGIVIGVASVILLTSIGEGARQHIVSEFTQFGTNLVSINPGHSETSGMPGLGGTVHELTLADMEALLRLRGVAKAVPVTMGTAPVEYGELMRNTFIYGSTSDGPEVWSMGVRQGRFLPAGDLRRGSPVAVLGPTLKRELFGEANALGEHVRIAGQRFRVIGVMAPQGQFLGFDIDDAAYVPVALSMPLFNRDDLQEIDLLIANTSLIDAVAESMRELLIDRHHGEEDFTITTQTGMLESFGRIIDVVSGSVGGIGAISLLVGAIGILTMMWITVNERTAEIGLAKAIGATPRQILALYLAEAAMLSGAGGILGLLAGFGASRLLHAAVPGLPVHTPPLYVALALAVSVLVGLVSGLLPARRAARLDPVVALGAE; this is encoded by the coding sequence ATGATCCTCGAGGACGTGATGGTCCAGGCGGCGCGCGCCGTCTCCCGTCACCGGCTGCGCTCGCTGCTGACGACGCTGGGCATCGTGATCGGCGTCGCCTCGGTCATCCTCCTCACCTCGATCGGCGAGGGGGCGCGCCAGCACATCGTGTCCGAGTTCACCCAGTTCGGCACGAACCTGGTGTCCATCAACCCGGGCCACTCGGAAACCTCCGGCATGCCCGGCCTGGGCGGCACCGTCCACGAGCTGACCCTGGCGGACATGGAGGCGCTGCTGCGCCTGCGCGGCGTGGCGAAGGCGGTGCCGGTGACCATGGGCACCGCCCCGGTGGAGTACGGCGAGCTGATGCGCAACACCTTCATCTACGGCAGCACGTCCGACGGACCGGAGGTGTGGAGCATGGGCGTGCGCCAGGGCCGCTTCCTGCCGGCGGGCGACCTGCGCCGCGGCTCGCCCGTGGCCGTGCTGGGCCCCACGCTGAAGCGCGAGCTGTTCGGCGAGGCCAACGCCCTCGGCGAGCACGTGCGCATCGCCGGGCAGAGGTTCCGGGTGATCGGGGTCATGGCGCCGCAGGGCCAGTTTCTGGGCTTCGACATCGACGACGCGGCCTACGTCCCCGTGGCGCTGTCGATGCCGCTCTTCAACCGCGACGACCTGCAGGAGATCGATCTGCTGATCGCCAACACCTCGCTGATCGACGCGGTGGCCGAGAGCATGCGCGAGCTGCTGATCGACCGCCACCACGGCGAGGAGGACTTCACCATCACCACGCAGACGGGCATGCTGGAGAGCTTCGGCCGCATCATCGACGTCGTCAGCGGCTCGGTGGGAGGCATCGGCGCCATCTCGCTGCTGGTGGGCGCCATCGGCATCCTGACCATGATGTGGATCACGGTGAACGAGCGCACCGCCGAGATCGGCCTGGCCAAGGCCATCGGCGCCACGCCCCGGCAGATCCTGGCCCTGTATCTGGCCGAGGCGGCGATGCTCTCGGGCGCGGGCGGTATTCTGGGGCTGCTGGCCGGGTTCGGGGCCTCGCGGCTGCTGCATGCGGCGGTCCCCGGCTTGCCGGTGCATACGCCGCCGCTCTACGTGGCGCTGGCCCTGGCGGTGAGCGTGCTGGTGGGGTTGGTCAGCGGGCTGCTGCCGGCGCGGCGGGCGGCGCGGCTGGATCCGGTGGTGGCGCTGGGGGCGGAGTAG
- a CDS encoding DUF3995 domain-containing protein, protein MWAYLRGRYMTVCLHIGRRAGGDFRYCGFFRRVRGTGFSRNYTLVYSPLCAVMSALAVWLSSGY, encoded by the coding sequence ATGTGGGCGTATCTGCGAGGTAGATATATGACCGTCTGCCTTCACATTGGCAGGCGGGCGGGCGGTGACTTCCGGTATTGCGGTTTCTTCAGGCGTGTTCGCGGCACCGGGTTTTCACGGAACTACACGCTCGTCTACTCGCCGCTCTGTGCGGTCATGTCTGCATTGGCTGTCTGGCTTTCTTCGGGCTATTGA
- a CDS encoding DUF2239 family protein: MNTNELYTAFAGTERVAQGDRAQVALAVKILAEAKEPRAVLVFADPTGEQVDLDLRGSVDDVSARHAATSTESPGADPARRPPGRPRLGVVGREVTLLPRHWEWLNAQPGGASVTLRKLVEQARSGKRDQDRIRRSREAAYRFMSAIAGNEPGFEDACRALFAGDRKSYAARTRDWPVDVRDYARMLATEAFDPG, encoded by the coding sequence ATGAACACGAATGAACTCTACACGGCCTTCGCGGGAACCGAGCGGGTTGCCCAAGGCGATCGGGCCCAGGTCGCTCTGGCGGTCAAGATCCTTGCTGAGGCGAAGGAACCCCGAGCGGTCCTTGTTTTTGCCGACCCGACCGGCGAGCAGGTGGATCTGGATCTGCGCGGCAGCGTCGACGACGTGTCGGCCCGTCATGCGGCCACGAGCACCGAGTCCCCGGGGGCCGACCCGGCGCGGCGCCCGCCGGGACGCCCCAGACTGGGCGTCGTAGGTCGCGAGGTCACCCTTCTGCCGCGCCATTGGGAGTGGCTGAATGCACAACCCGGCGGGGCCTCGGTCACCCTGCGCAAGCTCGTGGAGCAGGCGCGCAGCGGCAAACGGGACCAGGACCGGATTCGGCGATCCCGGGAAGCAGCCTATCGTTTCATGTCGGCCATCGCCGGTAACGAACCCGGCTTCGAGGACGCGTGCCGGGCCCTGTTCGCCGGTGACCGGAAATCCTATGCCGCCCGAACACGAGACTGGCCGGTGGATGTGCGCGATTACGCCCGCATGCTCGCAACGGAGGCGTTCGACCCGGGATGA